A genomic region of Arachis stenosperma cultivar V10309 chromosome 9, arast.V10309.gnm1.PFL2, whole genome shotgun sequence contains the following coding sequences:
- the LOC130951253 gene encoding putative disease resistance RPP13-like protein 1 produces MPKEISKLKHLNFLSDYIVGEHEENGIRELGTLDNLHGSFCVSKMGNKKHINTLELNWLPDGYIDDLQTERDILDKLQPHENLKELSIVGYRGETFPDWLGLSCYSNMTKLSLDRCMNCCKLPSLGQLPSLQHLEFSDLDGLEKIDLEFYNKNNASFQQETPFKCLETMNIVNMPAWREWHFPQEFNGFPKLRVLSLKSCPVLSGDLPAHLPALEELNIDECEELACLLPRAPKLHQLLVEGSSMSFGGVEPHNIEISGTQLANSVLLCLPHIQPPRVRCLRISNCESAISISADYLPASLLCLQIYHCSKLTFPEQVQHKSLMEIEVGGVWFTDVVSNGGLSKSREAQILYLRKHGICCGVRGYSKSPLF; encoded by the coding sequence ATGCCGAAGGAAATAAGCAAGCTAAAGCATCTAAACTTCTTAAGTGATTATATCGTCGGCGAGCATGAAGAAAATGGGATAAGAGAACTGGGAACGTTGGACAATCTCCATGGCTCATTTTGCGTTTCCAAGATGGGTAACAAGAAGCACATCAACACTTTAGAATTGAATTGGCTTCCAGATGGTTACATTGATGATCTTCAAACTGAAAGAGATATACTTGACAAGTTACAACCTCATGAAAACTTGAAAGAGTTATCAATTGTGGGTTATCGGGGTGAAACATTCCCAGATTGGTTAGGCCTTTCTTGCTACTCCAATATGACCAAATTGAGTCTGGATCGTTGTATGAATTGTTGTAAGCTTCCTTCATTGGGACAGTTACCCTCTTTACAGCATCTGGAGTTTTCTGATCTTGATGGGTTGGAGAAAATTGATTTAGAGTTTTACAACAAAAACAATGCATCATTTCAGCAGGAGACGCCCTTCAAATGTCTTGAAACTATGAACATTGTAAATATGCCTGCTTGGCGGGAATGGCATTTTCCTCAAGAGTTTAATGGTTTTCCTAAGCTTAGAGTCCTTTCACTAAAAAGCTGTCCGGTGTTAAGCGGAGATCTTCCTGCTCACCTTCCGGCTCTGGAGGAACTTAACATTGATGAATGTGAAGAGCTTGCATGTCTGCTGCCAAGGGCTCCCAAGCTTCACCAATTACTTGTAGAGGGTTCTTCTATGTCTTTCGGGGGAGTGGAACCGCACAACATAGAAATTTCAGGAACCCAGCTGGCAAATTCCGTATTGTTGTGCCTGCCCCACATCCAACCGCCACGTGTCCGATGTCTGCGTATCAGTAACTGTGAGTCAGCGATATCAATTTCAGCAGATTATTTGCCCGCATCATTACTATGTCTGCAAATCTATCATTGTTCAAAATTAACATTCCCAGAGCAAGTGCAACACAAGTCGCTAATGGAGATAGAGGTAGGGGGGGTGTGGTTCACTGACGTTGTTTCCAATGGGGGGCTTTCCAAATCTCGAGAAGCTCAAATTCTATATCTGCGAAAGCATGGAATATGTTGTGGTGTCAGAGGCTATTCCAAGTCTCCGTTATTTTGA